The Pseudophryne corroboree isolate aPseCor3 chromosome 2, aPseCor3.hap2, whole genome shotgun sequence genome has a segment encoding these proteins:
- the LOC134989257 gene encoding olfactory receptor 6B1-like — MANTTDVFEFVLLGFPGLSEKFHLVVSLIFFLMYNVSLFSNGLVIALIIQREHLHQPMYVIIGNLALSDLIFDTLTLPKIIAKYWFRDDSLSFNACFFQMFFVHNLGSLDSFIIMLMAVDRFVAICKPLHYCSIITNKVVSIFCFIFWLIAAAVGLGIAVMGARLPYCGPNKIRNCFCSLTPVAVLSCVDSIVTRRTVFTIALVVHLFPLSYIISSYAIIIWKIHLMTHFGNWQNLLYTCTTHWLVIFLYFVPRLAVYVYNQFQLISNADVNTLLICIYTFVPHFISPIIYCLRTEEIKQTLRKVFLNMVSLSLGK; from the coding sequence ATGGCCAATACAACAGATGTCTTCGAATTTGTCCTTCTCGGTTTCCCAGGTCTTTCAGAAAAGTTTCATCTAGTGGTTTCCTTAATATTCTTCCTAATGTACAATGTATCTCTGTTCTCGAATGGCCTAGTAATAGCCTTGATCATTCAGAGAGAACATCTGCACCAACCAATGTATGTCATTATTGGAAACCTGGCCCTCTCTGACCTCATATTCGACACTTTGACCTTGCCAAAGATCATTGCCAAATACTGGTTTAGAGATGACTCTTTGTCCTTTAACGCATGTTTTTTCCAAATGTTCTTCGTTCATAATCTGGGTTCTCTAGACTCCTTTATTATCATGCTGATGGCGGTCGATCGCTTTGTTGCCATCTGTAAACCGCTTCATTACTGTTCCATTATTACCAACAAAGTGGTCTCAATTTTCTGCTTCATTTTTTGGCTGATAGCAGCGGCCGTTGGGCTGGGTATTGCAGTTATGGGGGCTCGTCTGCCGTACTGCGGGCCAAATAAAATTAGGAACTGCTTCTGCTCTCTCACTCCGGTGGCTGTTTTGTCCTGCGTAGACTCAATAGTGACCAGGCGTACTGTGTTCACTATAGCTTTGGTTGTGCATCTTTTTCCATTGTCCTACATAATATCTTCCTATGCGATAATAATCTGGAAGATCCACTTAATGACCCATTTTGGGAATTGGCAGAACTTACTTTACACATGCACCACCCACTGGTTGgtcattttcttgtactttgtcccCAGATTGGCCGTCTATGTGTACAATCAGTTTCAGCTAATATCTAATGCCGATGTCAATACCTTACTTATTTGTATCTATACATTTGTGCCGCACTTTATCAGTCCGATAATATATTGCCTTAGAACAGAAGAGATAAAGCAGACTCTGAGAAAAGTCTTCctgaatatggtcagtttatcactGGGGAAATAA